The following is a genomic window from Dehalogenimonas sp. 4OHTPN.
TATTCCTGCCCGGACGACACGCACTTCTGGGGGTGAACGAGCCAAATCCGAAGCACGAAATCGAATTTCGATATTCGGATTACGAATTTCCGCGACAAAGGAGAGGAAGATGGATTTATATCGAATGTTATGGTCGCGGCTGGGCGGCCGGCCGTGGACCTATATCCTCCGCGACCTATGGCACCGCTACGAGTGGCTGTGGATCGCCGGGCTGATGCTGGGCGGCTACGTTATCGGCAAGAACGGTTTCGACTATCTGCTGGGCTGGCTGTTCAGTTTCACCATCGGCTACGTGGCCGGGCACCTGTTCTGGGGCAAGGACTATGTCCCCGGCCAGCAAGGAGACGCCGATGCGTGAACTTTCGCCGTCGCTCCTCGCCGCCCAGGCTTCGCCGTCACGCCAGGGCATCGTTTCAATCGTTTTACGCAAAAGGCGCCCGGCCTGGCAGACCTTATACTCCGGCGCCGAGCCGGACTATTTTCACGCCGCAACGCTGGCCGGCGACGGCTCGCGTATCCGCGCCCGCCTCGGCCCCGCCGCCGATTCCCGCAGGCTCTACCGGCAGCGGATTGTTACACCGGACGAGTCGAGCGATTTTTCCCAGTGGACCTACGCCAATGAGTACAACGCCGTGGCTGTTGCCTGCGCCGCGCTTTCCGCGGAGGTCTCCATCTGCTGGATCAAGAGCGACCGCAGCATCCGCCGTATCAAATCGGTGAACTACGGCGCAATCTTCGGCGCGCCGGAGCTTATAGACTACTCGCCGACCACCGCCTGCGGCGGCATCGCCGCCGCCTACAAACCCAACGGAGATCTGGCGCTCTTCTTCGCCGACCAGTCCGCCCTCTACGTCAAGAAGCGCGTCAACGGGGCGTGGCAGGCCAAAGCCGCCTGGAACAAGTCAACCGGCGCCCTGTCCGGCGTGGCCTGCGTCTATGACGGCGACTGGAACCTCGTGCTCACCGGCCGCGATTCGTCCGGCAACTTCCGCCTGTGGTCTCTGGTTTGCGGCGACGGCGGGGCCCTGCCGGCCGGTGCCTGGGGCGAACTCATTGAGCTGGCCGCCTCGCCCGCCGCCGAGGGTTTCGAGTTCCGCGCCGCGTTTCTCGACCGTGATGATGTTTACCGCTGCGCCTATGTCGAAAAGTTCACCGGCGCCGAGGCCTGTTCCCGAGTTTACATGACCGCCGCGGCGCCCGGCGCCGCCTTTGATTCCGGACTATGGACCGAGCCGGAGCCCCTCGAAATCACCGGCGACTACGGCGTCACTATCGTTCATTCGGCCGGTGCCCTCTGGCTGTCTTCGGCCAACTCGGTGCGGCGGGCGGTCTTCAACAATGCCGAAACCGATCTGATCGCCTCGGCCGCCGGCGTCAGCCTCGACCTGGCTGAGACCGAAGGCAAGGCGGTCATCGAACTGGATAATTCTGCCCTCGGCCCGCCGCCTGCCGCCCCCGGCGATGAAATCCAGGTTAGCCCCGGCTATATTACCGAAAGCGGCGCCGAGACCGGCGGCAGCCTGTCGTTTACCGTGCGCCGCGTTGAACGCCGCGGCGGCAAAATTATCATCGAGGCGTCGGACGGCTGGCAGGCGCTCAAGGACTGGCGCTCCCGCAACCTGCTGCGCTGGAACGCCTCGGCCTCAACCCACAGCGTCCGCGACATCATCGCCTGGCTGGCAGTCCGCTGCGGCCTGAGGCTGGAGACCATCTCGGCCTCTTCGTCCCTAACCTCGCTCTACCCTGACTTCTGCTTGAGCCCCGGCGCCGACGCCCTTTCGGCCGTCCGCCGCCTGCTGTCTTTCGTGCCTGACCGGCTGTTCGTCGAGGCCGGTATCATCTACTTGAAGCACCCGGTGGAAGATGAGGCGGCGGTTTATGGATACGGCCTCGACCATCAGATCGCCGCCTGCCGCGCCGCCGAAGCCGCAATAGAGTTCAACCACCTGCGTTTGGCCGGAGCCGGCGGCCTGGTGGTTGAGGCCTTCGACTGGCCGTCGCTGGTTTCTTCCGGCGCCCGCAGCCGCAGCCGTTATGACCGCGGCCTGGTGACAGCGCCGTCTTTGCATGACTGGGCTGATGCCCTGCTGCGTGAAGCGTCGGCCGCCGCTTCCGGCTGCGAGATTACCGTTCCGCCCAACTGCGGCCAGCAGCTCTATGACGTGGTTGAGGTCACCGACGAAGCGACGGGCCTGTCCGCCGCCCGATACCGGGTAGTTGCCATAGAGCTTGACTATCAGGCGATGAGCGGCAAATACGAGATGAAACTGAAACTCAGCGGGGTGTGATCGTCTAGTCATTCCCCCTTGAGAGCGGAAATCTAAAAAAACCGTTCGCCCTGAGCTCGTCGAAGGGTGAACGGAAGTGGAGGGAAAAATGTACACCAGGCAGGCGATTTTGAAAAGTTTCAACGGCACGAATTACTCCGCCACGGTGCAGCTCGTTGGCTCGTCGCAGGCGTACCTTGAGAACCTGACGGTCGCCCGCAACATCCCGGCGGCGGAGATGACCCAGGGCCGCGAGGTGGCGGTGATGTTCTTTGATCTGATGCGGGCGTCGGACGCGGTGGTGGCGGCAGTGTGGTGAGTCTAAATACTATGCGGTAATATAAGAAGACTCTGTAACAAGGATGGGCTCGCTATATGACCGAGGAATCTATACTCCAGGAACTTTCGGACAAGCTGGACGTGACAAATTCCCTCTTAAGATTGCTGGTGGTGGCGGTAATAGCCACTGGAGTTGTCATCACGCTGGCGGTGGCGGTGTTCTAGGCTGTCCCGGCCTCAACCCGCGGCTCTTACTTCCGTAAAATCTTCTCCATCGCCCTGCCCTTTGCCAGCTCATCCACCAGCTTATCCAGGTAGCGGATCTCCCGCATCGTCGGCTCTACTATGTCCTCCACCCGGACGCCGCAGATCAGGCCTTTGATCAGGCTCCTTGACGGATTCGGTCGGGGCGCCTCTGCAAAGAAGGTCTCAAAATCGGTCTTGTCTTTAAGCCGCGCCTCCAACTCGTTCTGGCTGTAGCCGGTCAGCCAGCGGATAGTCTCATCCACTTCAGCTCTGGTGCGTCCTTTTTTCTCTGCTTTGGCAATATAAAGGGGATAAACGCTCCCGACGCTCATCGTATAGATCTTGTGCTTGGCCACGGCCGTTATCCTCGGTGCAGTTTCGCATAATCTACCACGCCGCCCGGCAAAGGCAAAACTGGAACCAAATTGACACAACCCGGCGCCCGGGCTAAAGTGAAATTGAGTCCCTTCGAATTATGAAGTGACATCCTCGCCGAGTGGAGATTATATGGCTGAAAAGAAGGCTGTGCAGTTATCGGAAGATGAAAAGGCGGCTATGAAAGAGCGCCTTGATGAACTGAAGGCCGGCAAAGCGGCGGAAGGGGAAGGCGCCGTTTTGGCTAAAATCAATGAGATGCCGGAGCCGGACAGGACCGTGGCCCGGCGCATCCACGGGCTCGTCATGGCCGCCGCCCCCGGCCTTAAACCCCGGACCTGGTACGGTATGCCGGCCTGGGCCACCAAAGACGGCAAGGTCATCTGCTTCTTCCAGGGCGCCTCCAGGTTCAAAGCCCGCTACTCCACCCTCGGCTTCAACGATTCGGCCAAACTGGATGACGGCAACCTTTGGCCGACCTCCTTCGCCCTGAAGGAACTTACCCCCGCCGAAGAGGCAAGGATCAGCGCTTTGGTGAAGAAGGCGGTAAGTTAGCCGTTATTCGTTATTTTGAGGCTTCCGCCTGCCGCCAGCACCTTTTGCACAATAATTTGCAGTTGTGCATTTCCGGCGGCTCTTTGGGGTTAATCGGCACGTAGTAAGCGTCATGATACGACCAGTAAAGCGTATCGCAGCGTTTGCCGGCATGGCTGCCGCAGGTGGTGCATTCGCACCGGCCGTCAACGCGGCGGTGCGCCGCTTGCTTGACGTAGTCCGGGAAGAAGTAGTCGGGCATCGCCTTCCTTTGTCCAGATTATAGGCGCTTTTATCCCTAAGTCAACGATTATTTTTACCCTGGTGTGTTATAATCAGTCCGATTATGGAAGTACTCTATACCGCTTTTCTGCTCCTCCTGCTGGTTCTCGTGGTATGGGTGATCATGCTACACACCGCCGATGCCGAACGGCGGGGTTTCAGCCGGCTGCAAGTTTTTCTCATCCGCGCCGGATCATTCATCTTTTTCCCCTTCGGCTTTTTTGCCTATCTTATCCTCCGCCCTTCGATAAAAGGTGACCGGTAGTCAGATGATGGTTGACAGACGAAACCCCCGGCTGGCGTACCACAATTTCTGGGACTGGTGTAGACCGGTATCAATCCGTTCTAGGTAATCGCTGTCATCTTCGCCTACTGGTATTACCTGATATCCACGGAGGAGGTTTAAGATGGCAGAAAGACCGCCCGGGGCTTTTCGTATTCAGCAATCGGAGAAGAAACAAATGCGGAAAGCATTCCCTTCAGGAATGTTTTCAAAACTTGCCGTCATCGGAGCCGGAGTGCTGATGATGGCTTTCGGGATAATGACTGAGATGTCCGTCGCGATGTTCGTTGGTCTTGTTATGGTGATCGTGGGCGTTTTCCTGAATTTGAAATTCTTATGGCGTAACGATGAGAAGTAGCCGGTTGAATCTCCTTCACTGTTTGCCTGAACGAAGAAGTGTAGTCCGATGACCGGAATTTTTATCGTGTTATTCGTGGTTGTTTTAGCACTCATCATCGGCATCATCATCCGCTACACAGCCGCCGCTGAACGCCGCGGCCTGCCGCCAGGTCTCTTGCGGCAGATTAGCCCCATCGCCATCGGCCTGCTGCTATTTTCCCTTGCCCTGGTCTCCGATATCCTCATCCTCGCCGTCCTCGGCGGGCTGTCCATCGCCCTGGGCGTGTTCATGGGGATCAAGTTTTTCTGGGACAACGGAGGCATCTGATGAGTACCGAACCGAAGCCGCCCCTCAGCCGCGCCAAGCCCGTCCTTATCGCCGCCCTGGTCTGTGACGTCTCGGCCAAGGACCCCACCACCGGCAAGATTTCCCTGCTTGGCATCTTCGATAAAATTCACGTCAAGCAGTTCCCCGCCAAGCGCCCGGTATCGGTCTATGCCAAGCTGACCGAAGCCGAAGGCCAGTACCAGTTCCAGTGCAAATACGTCTATGCCTCCACCGGCGAGACCCTGGCCGAAGCCAAGGGCGAATTCAACTCGCCGAACAAGCTTGGCACCATCGAACTCAACCTGCAGTTCCCCCCGCTGCCCCTCCCCGCCGAAGGCCGTTTTGATTTCCAGTTCTGGGTCAACGGCCAGTTCCTCGGCCAGACCTTCATTGACGCCTCGGCTATGGACTGACCTCCCCCGGCT
Proteins encoded in this region:
- a CDS encoding DUF2200 domain-containing protein — encoded protein: MAKHKIYTMSVGSVYPLYIAKAEKKGRTRAEVDETIRWLTGYSQNELEARLKDKTDFETFFAEAPRPNPSRSLIKGLICGVRVEDIVEPTMREIRYLDKLVDELAKGRAMEKILRK